The Juglans regia cultivar Chandler chromosome 10, Walnut 2.0, whole genome shotgun sequence genome includes the window GAAATAGGGCAGGAACATGGTTTTAACAATATTGCCACAATATTAAATCGTAGAAGAATTAAATTcgattttacttgtaaaaaaaagataaattgaattaaaattttataaaaaggacaaatattaacttcttttttttttaaaaaagcaaCACAACAAACAAGTCCACATACCTTCCATCATACTTCTTCAGAATGGTGTTCTTTGTGCTAAGATAAAGTGGCCACTTCTTCTCATAGGCAGTGTTCATGGAAGCCTCAGCAAAAGCATGGATCGACTGGATGTAGTGgtaatttataaaagagaaaaaaaaataagtgactTCTACCAATCAAGATATTTGGCTTAACTGAACCACCAAGGAGTTTGCAGAATCAAACCTCATCAGTGTTATACATCGATAGTGCCACTCCACCAGCACCTGTAAAGTTGAAAACCTCTAACTCTGTCTTCTCTTGTCCTTCTGGTACTGCAATCATTTTATGAACCTTTTCTAATTCCCCAATACATATGCATACTAAATggtaaaatctaaatattttaggattttacCATTTAGGATCTCAAAAGGCCATAAGAAAGTAAAAGATCTTACCAAATACCAATTTCAATTTCCCAGCTCCTTGAATAACTGTGTCAGTTGCTCGGTATTGATCACCAAAAGCATGCCTTCCGATGCATATAGGCTTTGTCCAGCCTGACAACAATCACAACATCAATAGAATTCCActaaatcactttaaaaatgTATATGCAATATCATCCCGTATACCTGGGACAAGACGAGGAACGTTTTTGCAAATAATTGGTTCTCTGAAGACAGTGCCTGCAGAAAATACCAATCACAGCAACCCGTCATGAAAACATGCAAAACATTGTAACTAAATGTGTAACCATAACTGCAAGTTCATTGACCATTCAATATATTCCTAATTGTCCCATTTGGACTCTTCCACATCTGCTTCAAGTTAAACTCCTTCACACGAGCTTCATCTGTCAAAAACCAGCAAAATAATGAAACTTTTGTTCATGTCCAGTATTGATGGAAatattattctaacaataaGGATCCATAGAGGTCAGAATCTTCACCACTAAAATGAATGTTCAAGTTCAACAATTAGTACCTGGAGTAATAGTTGCACACTTGATTGCTACGTTGTACctgtaattgtaaaattatttgttgATGTACATCAAGAATAAGGGATGCTAATAGAAAAGCAACTCTATGTCGCCACAAATCAAAACAGGAGGTCTTATATCATAATTATCATATCACTATCACCAGATAAAAACTGAATTTTTGACGTAGGAGTATATCAAGATAACACATACAATTACAAGtaaaaaagcaaaaagcaaagagaaatatCTTTAACTCAGCTCATTGATGATGGGAGATTATTCACTATAAGCTAcgcaaatgagaaaaaataaacaaactttaATCATTCCACAGAAATTGCTTCGAGAATCAAGATAGATGCATAAAATTGCATTCACATAGTTAGTAAAGCTTTAAGTGAAAATGCTGAACAAGTTGTGCGAACACAAAGCTAATATTTATCTAATAGGAAAGGAGAAAGACATTATTCCTAGAACTTTAAACAAAAATGTACCAACACATACTTGCGAGTAGCTTCTGCACTTTCAGTTGTAACTTTATCATCAGTGGCATCACGACTCGGAAGACCAAGGTCAAAGTACTTAATGTCCAACTCCAGAAATGGGAAAATAAGCTGTAGATACAAGTAGTAAAATGACACATACAAGCATTCCCTCAAAAGCTTGACCAGAGAAACTGTACAAATGACACCTCAAGTGAATAaaccaaaattcaaattacCTTATCCTTTATTGATTTCCAGAAAACTCGAGTCATTTCATCTCCTGTACagtagtataaaaaaaatgcttagtATGAGAATCATAAAAGAGAAATGCAGCCGACTGCATAAAAGCACTTCTTTGAAACATTGAAGTTATATTGTCCTAACGTTTTGTGACCAAAATCGCCATCTCGCGGAGATTAGGCTGTTTCCGCAATAGAGCATTTTGGCATTGCAAATCTCCATCATAAAGGATTACGTATTAGATAGTATGACAGAGCTACAAATTATGGAAAAGTTTGTCAAGGAATTGGAGGATGAAATGAGGTCACCAACAAGGTAGTGCCTATATTTGCTTGAAACATATATGGGTAAACAAGTCGCTACTATAAACGGGTCAACGCCTTTTAATTTGCAAACCAAGGCACCGAACGGGGGAGAAAGTCCATAGCACTTGATACTCTTTATCTTGACAAGGTAAGTAGAAAAAAGTTTGGGATCGGAATATTCTCATCATGATAAGACATCGTAGAGGTTTTAGCTACGAGAACATATGAATCGGATACttctgaaaaaacaaaaaaacatgtaCAAATTAAATACTCTACCAAACAGCTCTTAGTACGTAAAAAAAATAAGcattcaaattctttttcttaaaaaaaaaaaagatcgaaATTTTCCAGAAGTAGTTAGGTGATGTTGGACTTAAAAAACCTccttttaaggaaaaaaaaacaattctaaaGATAATGAAGCTGGAATCAGAAGGTGGTGAACATAATTAATACGCAAAGAAGGTGTTGTTTAGGGATTGCTGGACGAAAgatctaaaaatatttcttgtttATTAATCCATAAAGATTTGAAGGTAATAGTATCGGTTGGAATAGTGGAGCAAACAGATCTGCGGATGGAAAGCTGAAGAGGTAAAAGGTGAGCGCATTGGAAAGCATTtttaacagagagagagagaggtggggaGAGATCTCACCGTCCATCTCAACGACGGGGTTGGACACCTTGATCTTCTGGAACGCCATGATAGTCTAAACAACAGTCGTATTGGAATTGGAATTAGAATTGGCACGAAGAAGACGAAAGAAAATGCGAGAGAGCAGAGAGTAGGGTGGAGGTTTCAAATAGCTTAATAAAACCTTTTATATATAGAGGAACAATGTACGTACTCAGTCACTTTCTCCTTTCTCCTTTCTCCTTTGAACCCTCCCTCAGTCCCTTGTTACTATATTGCCATTCCCTCCCCTTCAGCGTTGACTGTTTGTTGCCTTTACGAGTTAATTTTGATTCATAACTCTTCGGATGGTGCAATTggggtatttatttatttatttatgattaatgtTACGTATTAATTCTAAATGTAAAAGTCTTATGCaagtttttgaataaaaataaattccataaaaaaaagtaaatttctcacattttttatggtttgatctaaatttttagaaaaatctatgcaaaatttatatatttgaaatttatatatatcattattttttttttatatcgaaAGTGTTATGgtcacaaatatatttattaaattaaatttataaattaatatagtttcatatgatacgttaaatttattttataataaaaatatatttaccatatatatttattttttgtaaaatctatatcttgctaaaatatttttgtattttaatacattaaaaaaatattaggaaattctcatattaatttataaatgacGCGTATTTTccatttaaacaaaataataaattgataattatttCACAATCAATTGacattatgttataaaataatattttaagtttatatgtttaaatttaaaaaataataatattttctcttttactaCATCACATTGATTggtaaaaagatttattattattattattattattttggttaatGGCAACGTGGTAACTATAATTGAACAGGTTAGCAATTGAATGGACTATGggacaaatttttatttttatagcatCAATTTTCTTTGTCACTGGTGACGTCATTTAAGTTCCACCTAACACGATAACCTAACCACGTcgacaaaaatcaaatttcaagcCGAAAGGAAGAAAtatatctttctctctcaatcATGGCGATATTTGTTTAACTTTTCTAGAATGAATAATCAAATGGGTCCTAAGCTtttgaaaactgaaaagtaTACAGCCGGCAGCCgccaaattttatatattttcggatcaatttaatgaaatgataatatatagatatccttaaattttcattatgtatataattaaaaaaaaaaggaaaaaatgtaaaaaataacattaggGTGGTGTCACACTTAAAAATTCTacataattatttgttttattaactAATGTAGTTTCTTGTAATATGGTATAtctatttgtaataaaaatattttataatatgatgtattATATTAAGTTATATTAGTTTAAGTCGAAGATCATTTGTAGGATCTTGTTTGGATACCaaaattatcttaactcatcttatataattattataaattttttaaaattttaaataaaatataattaaacaattcaattttttcaaatctcaaaataaaaataatattttatttaaatttcgactttaatctcaactcattttatctaaactcactatccaaatctcacatatatttctctttatataattaGGACAGAATAAAAAATAGGAGACAACTTAAGTGCATCTCttctaattaaagaaaaaatattggacATATAATTGTAGAAGATCTAATATTAAGGAGAGATTGATATAACAATAGGCAGGTCACAATTACGTCACTCACAATAGAGGTAACATTTGAACTCCATAAGTCCTTTGGGAATTGGGATCCACCTCAATTGATAAGTGGCACCGGCACGTTCTTTGCGGTGTTTGATTGAGGTTGGAAATTGGAATCCATTTATTGAAATGACGTCTAATCTATCGAAAGAAAAACAGCCGAAGTAAAGTTGAAGCAAAGTTAATAAAAACACTCTTTGTCGTCCCTTATTCTAATGTTCCATCTATTGGTTCAAACAGAGTTGGCAACATTTGAAAACTATATTCCAAAACTAGCCCCCACCCCTAAGGGGCGGGTAGCATCCCTTTCCCGTACCCTGCATTGTTTGGGGCGGGGGTGGGGTTCTCACCTTCGTCCCCCACCTCCAGGATGTGGGACCCCACCCTGGTGGGCGGGGTGTTGGGCGAATTCTCGATCCATCTCGCTTATttctactttaaaaaaacaccacattttatttgatgtaaaaataattaaaaatatatttttggaccaaaattataaatttaaattttctaaatatgactataaatttaaaaattatgtaatttttaaatttactagtgtatattttgtgtagtttttaaatttgtcaatacatattttatgaacaagtccaacaaattgtaatatatatttatatatacaccatttgtaaaatataaatatatatttatgtttatatatatatatatatgtataatatatatatatatatataaatgtaagcagGGGTAAGGCGGGAGAAATGCACGGCGGGGTTGGACCCTCCCCACCAcccacccccgcatgggcgAAGCGGGGTTGCCCGCCTTGCCAAGCGGGGGCGGAGCAGAAGCGGGGCAGGACCCCACTACCCACCCCTATTCCTAAATATGTTCTTAGTTGAGGAAAGTTAGCTAAGCTAGCCCCTACCAAATGGATTGTCTCGGACACGCATATATacatttggatattaagatgagttgaattgaattgtaaatagtaatatttattagGTCtcattgagatggatttaacatttttaagttggaatgaatttaactttttaggttgaaatatataaaataagttgaaatggaTTTAACTTCTTTATAGGATGAgcttaacttttttatgaaaatttgacaaaatagTGGATCCcattaattattagtttgagatgagttgaatttaatttaacaaccaaacataacTTACTCTTTTTGAATCAATATTAGGAGAATACAAGGATTTGTTCTTGAAAGTTGGAAATGGCATGGTATTGATGTCCTCTAAAGTGTATCCTTTTGTTTATGCATGGGAACTCATGAAAAAATCTCATCATCAAATTATTAGTAGTAGTAGGCTAAAGACTTACTGAGTTCTTTTGGTAAGATTGAGGTATATGTTATGGCTCAAATCGGACTTGAATGAGTGCATACCACCGTCTATGCCCCTATTGTCCCGTCCCCAACAGATTGGATATTACTATAAAGGTGAGGTTCAGATATCCGTTGGAAAGAGCACAAAACCAGGCGAGCCCAGTGGGGGCCGACGAGTCATTGCTGCTGCGACCTCTCTTCAGCAACCCCTACCACCTCAGGATCTCTTTCATATTTTCTCGGCGACGAGACAAGGCAAGCTCAGGTCAACTAACAATTTCATTTcgattatatttttcattgatAAAACGGAGAAAGGCAAGTGATAACCTGCCCAAAAGGCTTCCACATGGGAACGCACTACAACCAAAAACTGtgcttttattttcctttcaaaatacACAGCgcattacaaaagaaagaaagatcttCATGTGGATTTTATTATCCAATACTGATCAAAGCCATTTGCTTAGAGATCCTCAGGGCCATTGATTTCCTGCATACGGAAATTATATTCACATGCCAGCAGATGTAGTCACCATCATAGGTACTCACGCCAAGTCCAAATAACACTATAAAACTCTCGTGCTTAAATTCTAACTTTTTACCTTGTTTTCAAGTACAGCTCCATCAGGTATTTCTAACTTCACCCCAGGTTTTGCCACAATTATCACTCTCCCCTTCAAAAGCAAAACCAAGGTGACGGCAAAAGTCAGTTGTCAACAGTTTTTGTGGTTAAGGAAAAGAATCCGAGAAAAGGGTaaataaaggaaattaaaaaaaaaaagaaaaaaaaaatcaaagcaagcTTATGCATGGACCATAGCAACCACTAACAGGGTAAAAATGTTTTCCAGTGATCGACAACTTAAGAAGTATTTACGCCATCAACTCCCTAAGGTGGCAAAATTGCAAATGAATTAGACTGACTTCAGCAATATTAAATCCCATAATTATCTGCTAATGTGAACCAAAACCTATTTGAATGTCATAGGCAAAATCTTAATAGGAAATGAGCAACTGTAAAGCAACACGAGGACATATAATAATACCTTGAGAGTAACACCAGTACCAAACCATACATCACCAGTCACCTTAAGGCTATCAAGCTCAATGATGCTAGGAATAGACTTAAATCGACTCAAGAAGTTGCCAACCTGTTAAAGAAACGACAAAATTACTATCAATATCAAGAAGCTTCATGCATCTGATACCACATGATCACTGCAATGATCTTCACCTTCTTAAATTCAGGACCCAATTCAATAGAAGGATTTGCAGGGTTTGTCCTGGCTTTATTCCGGATAACAAAGCCATTCTCTAAAATATAGAGATCAGACTGTTCCgaagaaggaaagagagagaaaaaatatatgttagacAAGCATCAAATCATAATTCAAGACTCTATCATCCCTAATGGCAGAGAAGAGGCCAACCTGGACAAGAAGCAAATCTGAAGTTGCCTTCACTGGAAGGAATCGAGATCGGGGTACATTGATGCCAATGGCATTATCAAAGAActaattgaaatgagataacaAGATCAAGTTTCTTCTTTTAGAAACACATTGAGAATaagtttttgataagtaataagtttaTCACATAATAACTACCCTGATTGCTGCACCTGCAGCAGTTTCCAGCTGAAGAACTTTGACTCCATCCACTTCCTACATAcacaattttaacttttaacagtTTACTCGCCCATCTAAGCATCAGAAATCCAGAGGACAGATATAGCACCACTGCAAGAACGATCAAAGATACCTTTGGGTTTGGTATAATCTCCATCTTCAATGCATCAGCTTCCACAAGCTTCTTAATTGCTTTCAAGTTAACCCACCTGTGTGAAATGTTGTTAGTATTCAATCCATGCTTGTTAACAGAACTTATGCCAACATGACTTACAAGTTATttgtattgaaaattttgaacttcTCTATTGACTTGAATTCATTGACCTGTTTCAAGGAAACCTCGTCGAGTCAACCATAAACTTGCCAAAGACAATTTCCACGAGTTTTAGATTCTCAAAAAACTTATTATTGCCAGAAGGATAATCATGATACAAATTTTCTAGTTGATTGGTGGAAACGCAGACACTAATTTACTCATAAATTAACTTACACCACCCATTGACTTGgtaattcaattttcaattcttGCTTCACCAATTTTCCTTCTCTACAGGTAACAAaagtaacttttatttttctgtgatTCTCTTAGTATAACTTATAAATAGTTTTAAGTGCTTGCACTAATTCTTTTTGTACGCTCAAAAAGCCATGGACCTAATACACCTTGCAATGAAATAAATCTTGGGTCCTGAAGGAATTCACCACCCTCAAAAGTGGGTTCCACTGCTCTTTTGTTGTTTTGCACCCCAGTTCAGAAAACGTGAAATATTAAATTacgaaaaagtgaaaaaaaaaatgtctactTTACAAAACAAGTAAACTGTCAAATTGGCTCTTCAGCCAAATTTGTATCACGAACTTCATTTGGTGGCCAAGTGTGTGTTTAAAGAATTACCTTAATTGAAGCATATCACTGATTGGTCTATTTCTCTATATTGcatcaatataatattatttttctattaaattattGTATATCAGAATGCTATTTCACATGTTCAACCACTTGGCTGGGTATGTACGAACTTGGTTATATGGAACTCTAGCACCTCAGTTGCACCTCCTGCCTTCAACCatagatattaaaatgataaaggaaaccaaaagaggagaaaagagtGGAAGAATAGAATGAGAACTTACATGTTCATCAGGAACCTGAGCAATTTCCAGAAGCTGCATCAGGAAAGTAAAGGAAAAATGTCATTAAATGCCATTATTCAGAAAGAAACACCAGAATATATTATAGTTCTCCTAGATCTTCTCTATTCTTGTTCCTCTTTCCATCCTAATTAAGGCATTCCTCCGATGCATACCCCAAAGTGTACACAGGTTGCGCCCCTACGGCTGCTTAATAAAATGTGATAACATTACTTATCAACTTGATAAATATGCATTCTATCCAGAGCTCTTACTTCCAGATCAATAATTCTGGTAATACTACTCTAGGTAAAATGTTAAACAATCTGAAATTGTTGAAGGTTGTTTGTATAGTTCAGGAGCACCAACAATTGGCACTCTATCCCTTGATTCAATTACTACTTCAGAAAACGTTGTCGCAAACAAAACCAACTATTGCTTAATGTTTTAGATCATTAGTCAAGGCCACATACAACATATCACTTATGCcttaattttgtatttagagTTATCCCAAGTAATCACAGTTGAGCATCTACATAAAAACTAGAAATCTCTATCTATCATGCTTCTGGCCAAACAATTCTGAAGCTTGCAAAAGAAACAACATTAAAAtggataatattttatatacctGAACTCTTCCTTCATATGAAATGAGAGTACCACCCTTCACATCGGCCAAGGTTTTAGGTGTCACTTCCATACAGTATTCATTCTGGTTGCGGACCAAATGATTTAAGATTTCTAAGCAATGTAGTTAAGGATTAAAGCGGCATAAAAGACATGTTCTCCTTGAATTATTATAAGAAACAAAGCTAGAAACCAAAGTGTCAGTGAAAACCAATGCCAggatactcaagtcaacaacgGCACCCAAATTATCCGAGTTGGCAACAAACACATACTCCTTACCCTGCGAAAGAGACAAAAATGAAATGCAGCAAAGGATAAAACTTATAGAGTATTCTGGTGAATCAATCAACATTCAGATGATCATTAAATACATCATATTGCCAACCTGGGTTAATAGCGCATCAAGTTTGCCACTGTTCTTCAGCGATGGGAACACATCACCATGGCCAGGAGGATACCTTCAAGTGATACAGTAGTCGTCAATGGAAGGGTAAGTAAGCTCACATAGGTTGAACATGCACACTAAATAATAAAGCAGTCTACTACTCTCGACAATCTTCTTTCCCCCTTCCTCCAGTCAAAGCAGAAAAACAAACTGAAGCCTGGGTAAGCGAAATAATGAAAGCAAATAAATAAGTACCATCCATCCTTGTCAGTCTGTCCTTTGCTAGGCAGTGGGCTAAAGTCATCAACAACAAGACGAGGATACTGGCTCTGTGTAAATCCAAATGTTCAATATAAAGCATAAATTTTTCCTCGAGTTTGTACTTGTCCAAAAGTAGTTACTAAattgtattattaaaaattcGCACTGCAGACCTGATTAAAAGTATGAATTTCAATGTTTGAGCTAGAGTATTTTTCCACAATCTGAACTAGACAGCAAACTTGTTAGTTCATCAAGCAAATATAATCAAAACAAGATTACAGTAATCAGTgagaaaaaaagtagaaatgAGTTACCTTCAATGTATCATCGTGAGTGTTGAACGAGTTCATTAGAAGCAATGGAACATTGCACCCATACTTTGAATTGAGATTCTATATACAACAATAAGTATCAGTTTAAAGCCAAGATATAACCACCCAAAAAAAAGTGCAGCAGAAAAGACATTATAACCTCAATCTGGATGACAATCAAGTCAAGAAATGTCATCCCGTTCCGAACTTCAATGACAGACCTGCATTCCAATTATACGAGCTTAATGTAAAGTTCAAGGGAAAACAGAACACAGTAAACAGAATACAAGCTCCACAGAGAAAACCTCACCATGAAGGAATTGAAGCTTTATTACCacaataacttataaaaaaaaaaaaaaaaagctttattACAGCaataagaaaattacaaaaatagacTACGAGTGTTGAACGTGAAGGGgtataataagaaattagaatgaGAGAAGGGGTATAACAAGAATGAGCTAGTAATTACCACACAATGTTTATCTACAATGCAAAGAGTAGAATACAATGAAAGTCATAAACACACAATatgattttttccttgaaaaaaaaTGCTTTCAATAATTCTagacattatatttattcatcttattttGCATTACAAACACATTTACTTATAGCTGGAAATTTTTGAAACTAGCATTCACAATTCTGTGATACTCCTGATAAACATCATTAATAGGATTTGAACTTCTAGAGCAAAGCACAGGAATGCTCCACTCCGTGTTAAGatttaagggcaggtttgggggtgagatgagaattttgtgttttgttttaatatttaaaatattatgttttaatattattattgtattgagatttgaaaaaattgaattgagatttaaaaaagttgaattgtttattatattttgtagggagatttgaaaaatgtgtaatgatgagatgagatgagatgagaattttgtgtctcat containing:
- the LOC108984074 gene encoding isocitrate dehydrogenase [NADP]-like, giving the protein MAFQKIKVSNPVVEMDGDEMTRVFWKSIKDKLIFPFLELDIKYFDLGLPSRDATDDKVTTESAEATRKYNVAIKCATITPDEARVKEFNLKQMWKSPNGTIRNILNGTVFREPIICKNVPRLVPGWTKPICIGRHAFGDQYRATDTVIQGAGKLKLVFVPEGQEKTELEVFNFTGAGGVALSMYNTDESIHAFAEASMNTAYEKKWPLYLSTKNTILKKYDGRFKDIFQEVYEANWKSKFEAAGIWYEHRLIDDMVAYALKSEGGYVWACKNYDGDVQSDFLAQGFGSLGLMTSVLVCPDGKTIEAEAAHGTVTRHYRVHQKGGETSTNSIASIFAWSRGLAHRAKLDGNDKLLDFTEKLEAACVGVVESGKMTKDLAILIHGPKATRDHYLNTEEFIDAVAAELRARLSA
- the LOC108984075 gene encoding UTP--glucose-1-phosphate uridylyltransferase — protein: MAAATLSAADAEKLNNLKSAVAGLNHISENEKTGFVNLVARYLSGEAQHVEWSKIQTPTDEVVVPYESLAPAPHDPVETKKLLDKLVVLKLNGGLGTTMGCTGPKSVIEVRNGMTFLDLIVIQIENLNSKYGCNVPLLLMNSFNTHDDTLKIVEKYSSSNIEIHTFNQSQYPRLVVDDFSPLPSKGQTDKDGWYPPGHGDVFPSLKNSGKLDALLTQGKEYVFVANSDNLGAVVDLKILNHLVRNQNEYCMEVTPKTLADVKGGTLISYEGRVQLLEIAQVPDEHVNEFKSIEKFKIFNTNNLWVNLKAIKKLVEADALKMEIIPNPKEVDGVKVLQLETAAGAAIRFFDNAIGINVPRSRFLPVKATSDLLLVQSDLYILENGFVIRNKARTNPANPSIELGPEFKKVGNFLSRFKSIPSIIELDSLKVTGDVWFGTGVTLKGRVIIVAKPGVKLEIPDGAVLENKEINGPEDL